A region of Phycisphaerae bacterium DNA encodes the following proteins:
- a CDS encoding ATP-dependent Clp protease adaptor ClpS, whose translation MTDQNNQESFGDIPVSARPGKTQPRQSVKKAKRKPLPPWRVVLHNDDVNDIEDVVKAICKLTPLNTEEAVARTLEAHQTGLALLLVTHRERAELYVEQFASCGLTATAEPET comes from the coding sequence ATGACCGATCAGAACAATCAAGAGTCTTTCGGAGACATCCCGGTGAGCGCTCGGCCGGGCAAGACCCAACCTCGCCAGTCCGTGAAGAAGGCCAAGCGAAAACCGCTTCCGCCTTGGCGCGTCGTTCTGCACAACGATGACGTCAACGACATCGAGGATGTCGTCAAGGCGATCTGCAAACTCACGCCCTTGAACACTGAGGAAGCCGTCGCTCGAACGTTGGAAGCGCACCAGACGGGCCTGGCCCTCTTGCTGGTCACGCATCGCGAGCGCGCGGAACTCTACGTGGAACAGTTTGCCAGTTGTGGCCTGACGGCGACCGCTGAACCCGAGACGTGA
- a CDS encoding pyruvate dehydrogenase — MPNDPSRKANPAHASPSAGVLDGIARYLVRQALTIRRTEERLLSLFAEGKLFGTVHTCIGQEWIGVAVANALHSGDAVFTNHRGHGHYLARTGDVEGLIAELMGRTTGVCGGRGGSQHLCRESFYSNGIQGGIVPVAAGLAMARKLITSGTIAAVFIGDGTLGEGAVYETLNIAAKWSLPLLVVIEDNGVSQSTDQSQTLAGTIAGRAQAFGMDVRTADTWHPAELINQAALAADQVRRSGQPLILHVRTYRLKAHSKGDDERDPAAVAAYAQRDTLNRLIAQNGPETRQTLAAIDQRIERAVTRASTDPYTTVEITTLTRPAIAAGGRSPAHACLWKPLDFQPQRAVDAIRSALGDAMAADERIVLLGEDIRDPYGGAFKVTAGLSTRFDGRVFNTPISEAAITGLGNGLALAGRHPVVEIMFGDFLLLAADQFINHAAKFAGMYNGQVTVPLVIRTPSGGYRGYGPTHSQCLEKHLLGVPGTRVLALHKRYCPGILYHTLLAALDRPTLVIENKTLYGRRTEPAPPASYTIAATDSPFPTVRLRPTGPRQITLVAYGGMVELAEAAMIALRQREELSGELLIPTQLYPLDIEPIVESVGETGNVLVIEEGQGFAGFGGELIAQLASDPRLTGLKAARVYAADCTIPSSKPAELQVLPGVDRAVGQAVRLITS; from the coding sequence ATGCCGAACGACCCGAGCCGAAAGGCCAACCCGGCTCATGCCTCACCGTCAGCCGGCGTACTCGACGGCATCGCTCGGTACCTCGTTCGCCAGGCACTGACTATTCGCCGAACCGAGGAGCGACTGTTGTCCCTGTTTGCCGAGGGCAAGCTCTTCGGCACGGTTCACACCTGCATCGGCCAGGAGTGGATCGGTGTGGCCGTGGCCAATGCCCTTCATAGCGGCGACGCAGTCTTCACCAACCACCGCGGGCACGGCCACTACCTGGCCCGCACCGGCGACGTCGAGGGACTCATCGCCGAACTGATGGGCCGGACCACCGGGGTGTGCGGCGGACGGGGCGGCAGCCAGCACCTGTGCCGCGAGTCGTTCTACTCTAACGGGATCCAGGGGGGCATCGTCCCCGTCGCGGCCGGCCTGGCCATGGCCCGCAAGCTGATCACCAGCGGCACGATCGCGGCGGTGTTCATCGGCGACGGCACACTTGGGGAGGGCGCTGTCTACGAAACCCTGAACATCGCCGCGAAGTGGTCGCTGCCTCTATTGGTCGTCATCGAGGACAACGGCGTGTCCCAGTCGACCGACCAGTCCCAGACGCTGGCGGGAACGATCGCTGGCCGTGCCCAGGCCTTCGGTATGGATGTGCGGACGGCGGACACCTGGCACCCCGCGGAACTGATCAACCAGGCAGCCCTCGCCGCCGACCAGGTGCGACGGAGCGGCCAACCGCTCATCCTCCACGTCCGCACCTACCGGTTGAAGGCCCATTCCAAGGGCGACGACGAACGCGACCCCGCCGCGGTGGCCGCATACGCCCAGCGCGACACGCTCAACCGCCTCATCGCTCAAAACGGCCCGGAGACGCGGCAAACCCTGGCCGCCATCGATCAGCGGATCGAACGAGCGGTCACCCGGGCGTCGACAGATCCCTACACCACCGTCGAGATCACCACACTCACAAGGCCGGCGATCGCTGCGGGGGGGCGATCGCCGGCCCACGCTTGCCTGTGGAAGCCGCTCGACTTCCAGCCGCAGCGCGCGGTGGACGCCATTCGCTCCGCGCTGGGCGATGCCATGGCAGCCGACGAACGGATCGTCCTGCTCGGCGAGGATATCCGCGATCCGTACGGCGGGGCCTTCAAGGTGACCGCCGGCCTGAGCACCCGATTCGACGGGCGCGTCTTCAACACGCCAATCAGCGAAGCCGCGATCACCGGACTCGGAAACGGTCTCGCCCTCGCCGGCCGTCACCCGGTGGTCGAGATCATGTTCGGCGACTTCCTGCTCTTGGCCGCCGATCAGTTCATCAATCACGCTGCCAAGTTCGCCGGGATGTACAACGGCCAGGTCACCGTTCCACTCGTGATCCGGACGCCCAGCGGAGGCTACCGCGGATACGGCCCCACCCATAGCCAGTGCCTCGAGAAACACCTGTTGGGCGTTCCCGGCACGCGCGTCCTGGCCCTCCACAAACGGTACTGCCCTGGCATTCTCTACCACACCCTGCTCGCGGCACTCGATCGCCCCACGCTGGTCATCGAGAACAAGACGCTCTATGGACGGCGGACCGAACCCGCGCCGCCCGCCAGCTACACGATCGCGGCTACCGATTCGCCGTTCCCCACCGTTCGCCTCCGGCCGACTGGCCCGCGCCAAATCACGCTGGTCGCCTACGGCGGCATGGTTGAACTCGCCGAGGCGGCCATGATCGCCCTTCGCCAGCGAGAAGAACTGTCCGGTGAGCTGTTGATCCCCACCCAGCTCTATCCGCTCGATATCGAGCCGATCGTCGAGTCGGTGGGCGAAACCGGGAACGTCCTGGTCATCGAGGAGGGCCAGGGCTTCGCCGGCTTCGGGGGCGAACTGATTGCCCAGCTGGCAAGCGATCCGCGCCTGACCGGTCTGAAAGCCGCCCGCGTTTACGCGGCCGACTGCACCATCCCGAGCTCGAAACCGGCCGAACTCCAGGTCCTGCCAGGGGTTGACCGCGCGGTCGGCCAGGCCGTTCGGCTGATCACATCCTGA
- a CDS encoding dihydrodipicolinate synthase family protein produces the protein MGSAAQPERPALRGVLPVFQTPYHDDESIDYAILEKEIDWLFDAGADGIVMAMVSEVLRLSTDERELLAEHACRLGSGLGAVIISVGAESTRVAVRLGQHAESVGATAVMAIPPVSIVAMESEVLRYYDRILEAVDIPVVVQDASGYVGRPMPVDLLVRMQREFGSRVLFKPEATPIGPRLSALREATGGEAAVFEGSGGIALVDSYRRGIVGTMPGGELIEALVALWGALVAGDEQRTYRLSLPLSSLIGMQSGLDGFLAVEKYLLVKQGVFRNTLVRGPVGFMLDEETRAEVDRLFDQLMAAVRDV, from the coding sequence ATGGGTTCGGCGGCACAACCTGAACGGCCAGCTCTGCGTGGTGTTCTGCCGGTTTTTCAGACTCCCTACCACGACGATGAGAGCATCGATTATGCCATCCTGGAGAAGGAGATCGACTGGCTGTTTGACGCTGGGGCCGACGGAATTGTGATGGCGATGGTGTCGGAGGTTCTGCGGCTTTCGACTGACGAGCGCGAGCTGCTGGCCGAGCACGCCTGTCGCCTGGGCAGCGGTCTTGGGGCGGTGATCATCAGCGTTGGAGCGGAGAGTACGCGGGTGGCGGTGCGTCTGGGGCAACACGCCGAGTCGGTGGGGGCCACGGCGGTCATGGCCATTCCCCCGGTGTCGATCGTGGCCATGGAATCGGAGGTTCTGAGGTACTACGACCGCATTCTGGAGGCGGTGGACATTCCGGTGGTTGTTCAGGACGCGAGCGGCTACGTTGGGCGTCCGATGCCGGTGGATCTGCTGGTTCGGATGCAGCGTGAGTTTGGCTCGCGGGTGCTGTTCAAGCCGGAGGCGACCCCGATCGGGCCGCGGCTGAGCGCCTTGCGGGAGGCGACCGGCGGTGAAGCGGCGGTTTTCGAGGGCAGCGGTGGGATTGCCCTGGTGGACAGCTATCGGCGCGGGATTGTTGGCACGATGCCGGGGGGGGAGCTGATTGAGGCTCTTGTCGCCCTTTGGGGGGCGCTGGTCGCCGGCGACGAGCAACGGACCTATCGTCTTTCCCTGCCGCTCTCATCCCTGATTGGCATGCAGAGCGGGCTGGACGGTTTTCTGGCCGTTGAGAAGTACTTGCTTGTCAAGCAAGGTGTTTTTCGCAACACCCTGGTTCGCGGGCCGGTCGGGTTCATGCTCGACGAGGAGACCCGTGCGGAGGTGGATCGGTTGTTCGATCAGCTGATGGCTGCGGTTCGTGACGTCTGA